A genomic region of Lagenorhynchus albirostris chromosome 18, mLagAlb1.1, whole genome shotgun sequence contains the following coding sequences:
- the GJA3 gene encoding gap junction alpha-3 protein produces MGDWSFLGRLLENAQEHSTVVGKVWLTVLFIFRILVLGAAAEEVWGDEQSDFTCNTQQPGCENVCYDRAFPISHVRFWVLQIIFVSTPTLIYLGHVLHLVRMEEKRKEREEERLKADGPPLGQDRPPVRDDRGKVRLAGALLRTYVFNIIFKTLFEVGFIAGQYFLYGFQLKPLYRCDRWPCPNTVDCFISRPTEKTIFILFMLAVACVSLLLNMLEIYHLGWKKLKQGMTDPYRPDTPGSSVRAAKPACERPLLLPSHSNPPALTIGFPPSYAPSASSLGQASAPGYPEPPPPAALPGTPGKGHPVGSPGGHQHLLATAPNWAGREAEQQTSAGKASPPLSAPAAPKPPAGPQQPPPEGGAGSSGDSDGEGAVTAVELHAPPELPADPGRSSKASKSSGGRARASDLAI; encoded by the coding sequence ATGGGCGACTGGAGCTTCCTGGGGAGACTCCTAGAGAACGCCCAGGAGCACTCCACCGTGGTCGGCAAGGTCTGGCTGACCGTGCTGTTCATCTTCAGGATCCTGGTGCTGGGGGCCGCGGCCGAGGAGGTGTGGGGGGACGAGCAGTCGGACTTCACGTGCAACACGCAGCAGCCGGGCTGCGAGAACGTGTGCTACGACCGCGCCTTCCCCATCTCGCACGTGCGCTTCTGGGTGCTGCAGATCATCTTCGTGTCCACGCCCACCCTCATCTACCTGGGCCACGTGCTGCACCTGGTGCGcatggaggagaagaggaaggagcgGGAGGAAGAGCGGCTGAAGGCCGACGGCCCGCCCCTCGGGCAGGACAGGCCCCCGGTGCGCGACGACCGGGGCAAGGTCCGCCTGGCCGGCGCCCTGCTCCGCACCTACGTCTTCAACATCATCTTCAAGACGCTGTTCGAGGTGGGCTTCATCGCCGGGCAGTACTTCCTGTACGGCTTCCAGCTGAAGCCGCTGTACCGCTGTGACCGGTGGCCCTGCCCGAACACGGTGGACTGCTTCATCTCGCGGCCCACGGAGAAGACCATCTTCATCCTCTTCATGCTGGCCGTGGCCTGCGTGTCCCTCTTGCTCAACATGCTGGAGATCTACCACCTGGGCTGGAAGAAGCTGAAACAGGGCATGACCGACCCTTACCGCCCGGACACTCCCGGCTCCAGCGTGAGGGCCGCAAAGCCTGCGTGTGAgcggcccctcctgctgccctcccACTCCAACCCACCCGCCCTCACCATCGGGTTCCCGCCCTCCTACGCGCCCTCGGCCTCTTCCCTGGGGCAGGCGTCGGCCCCAGGCTACCCCGAGCCCCCTCCGCCGGCAGCCCTGCCCGGGACCCCCGGCAAGGGCCACCCGGTCGGCTCCCCCGGCGGCCACCAGCACCTGCTCGCGACGGCGCCGAACTGGGCCGGCCGGGAGGCCGAGCAGCAGACTTCTGCCGGGAAGGCCTCCCCGCCGTTGTCCGCGCCCGCAGCCCCGAAGCCCCCGGCCGGCCCCCAGCAGCCCCCtccggagggcggggcggggagctCGGGCGACAGCGACGGGGAGGGGGCGGTGACTGCCGTGGAGCTGCACGCGCCCCCCGAGCTCCCCGCAGACCCCGGCCGGTCCAGCAAGGCCAGTAAGTCCAGCGGCGGCCGGGCCAGGGCCAGTGACTTGGCCATCTAG